A section of the Larus michahellis chromosome 1, bLarMic1.1, whole genome shotgun sequence genome encodes:
- the CHAF1B gene encoding chromatin assembly factor 1 subunit B isoform X1, translating into MGRVRRSPSHRGAVAAPASARGRCRTAGRSSARAGAGRAGAGSPRPRWTPARPRGATANMKVITCEIAWHNKEPVYSLDFQHGADGKINRLASAGVDTAVRIWKVEKGPDGKAIVEFLSNLARHTKAVNVVRFSPSGEILASGGDDAVILLWKLNDSKELEPLVFQDEDEAQLNKENWTVVKTLRGHLEDVYDICWTSDGNYMASASVDNTAIMWDVNKGQKVSILNEHKSYVQGITWDPLSQYIATLSCDRVLRVYNTQTKRVAFNVTKMPSGSGAEGEARSYRMFHDDSMKSFFRRLSFTPDGSYLLTPAGCVESGENVTNTTYVFSRNNLKRPVGHLPCPGKATLAVRCCPVYFELRRASNKDEISQKSAPALFDLPYRLVFAVASEDSVLFYDTEQSFPFGYVSNIHYHTLSDVSWSSDGAFLAISSTDGYCSFVTFEKDELGIPLKEKPQINVRTSGATEKKVKKSQSHKVISPGSRLTEGTPPSRVTDPSTPAPQPRTPTAAGKDFPFTPVGVKNIPVSSSDERKISQSASQSTKVNQPRRITLNTLQAWSKTPRRVNLIPLKPDAPTSAYTDTVPIPPSPEQEHERPLPSDDSLQNPPASKRPRTEEMPLSTSEDQISCNSNK; encoded by the exons ATGGGGCGAGTCCGCCGGTCGCCGTCCCACCGGGGCGCTGTCGCCGCTCCCGCctccgccagggggcgctgccgcaCCGCCGGGCGCTCCTCGGCACGCGCAGgcgcggggcgggctggggcgggAAGCCCGCGCCCGCGCTGGACCCCGGCCAGGCCGCGCGGGGCCACAG caAACATGAAGGTCATCACTTGTGAAATAGCATGGCATAATAAGGAGCCTGTTTACAGCTTAGACTTCCAACATGGAGCTGATGGGAAGATCAATCGACTGGCCTCAGCAGGTGTAGACACAGCTGTTCGT ATATGGAAAGTGGAAAAAGGACCAGATGGAAAAGCAATTGTGGAATTCTTGTCCAACCTCGCCCGCCATACCAAAGCAGTAAATGTTGTGCGCTTCTCTCCAAGTGGTGAGATCCTAGCATCTGGAGGAGATG ATGCTGTTATTTTATTGTGGAAGCTGAATGATAGCAAAGAATTGGAACCGTTAGTTTTTCAGGATGAAGATGAAGCTCAGCTCAACAAGGAGAACTGGACAGTTGTTAAAACTTTAAG AGGCCACTTAGAAGATGTGTATGATATTTGTTGGACCTCAGATGGAAATTACATGGCATCTGCCTCTGTAGATAACACAGCTATAATGTGGGATGTCAATAAAG GACAGAAGGTTTCAATATTAAATGAACACAAGAGTTATGTCCAAGGAATAACCTGGGATCCTCTAAGCCAGTACATTGCAACTCTGAGTTGTGATAG GGTCCTACGGGTATACAACACGCAAACCAAGCGTGTAGCATTCAATGTTACCAAGATGCCATCTGGATCAGGAGCTGAAGGAGAG GCTAGGAGCTATCGGATGTTTCATGATGACAGCATGAAGTCGTTTTTCCGCAGGCTCAGTTTTACTCCTGATGGCTCCTATTTACTCACTCCAG ctggCTGTGTTGAATCAGGAGAAAACGTAACAAACACCACCTATGTTTTTTCCAGAAACAATCTTAAAAG GCCTGTGGGTCACCTGCCATGTCCTGGAAAGGCAACTCTTGCTGTTCGCTGCTGCCCAGTCTACTTTGAGTTGAGACGAGCATCTAATAAAG ATGAAATCAGTCAGAAATCAGCTCCCGCTCTATTTGATCTGCCGTATCGATTGGTGTTTGCTGTTGCTTCAGAAGATTCTGTGCTTTTTTATGATACTGAGCAGTCCTTCCCCTTTGGTTATGTTTCTAACATACATTATCACACCCTGAGTGACGTTTCGTG gTCCAGCGATGGAGCCTTTCTTGCTATTTCTTCCACGGATGGATACTGTTCGTTTGTTACCTTTGAGAAGGATGAACTGGGAATACCACTGAAGGAGAAGCCACAGATAAATGTCAGGACTTCTGGtgcaacagagaagaaagtgaaaaagagcCAGTCGCACAAAGTAATTTCCCCAGGCTCTAGGCTGACAGAGGGGACTCCTCCCAGCAGGGTCACTGACCCCAGCACTCCAGCCCCGCAACCTAGAACACCCACAGCTGCCGGTAAGGACTTTCCTTTCACACCTGTTGGTGTAAAAAATATTCCAGTCTCATCCTCAGACGAGAGGAAAATCAGCCAGTCAGCCAGCCAGAGCACTAAAGTAAACCAGCCCAGGAGGATTACTCTCAACACTTTACAAGCATGGAGCAAGACGCCAAG GAGAGTAAACTTGATTCCACTGAAGCCAGATGCGCCAACCTCTGCATATACAGATACAGTTCCTATACCTCCTTCGCCAGAACAGGAACATG AGAGGCCATTACCATCTGATGACAGTCTTCAAAACCCCCCAGCATCGAAACGTCCTAGAACTGAGGAAATG
- the CHAF1B gene encoding chromatin assembly factor 1 subunit B isoform X2: MKVITCEIAWHNKEPVYSLDFQHGADGKINRLASAGVDTAVRIWKVEKGPDGKAIVEFLSNLARHTKAVNVVRFSPSGEILASGGDDAVILLWKLNDSKELEPLVFQDEDEAQLNKENWTVVKTLRGHLEDVYDICWTSDGNYMASASVDNTAIMWDVNKGQKVSILNEHKSYVQGITWDPLSQYIATLSCDRVLRVYNTQTKRVAFNVTKMPSGSGAEGEARSYRMFHDDSMKSFFRRLSFTPDGSYLLTPAGCVESGENVTNTTYVFSRNNLKRPVGHLPCPGKATLAVRCCPVYFELRRASNKDEISQKSAPALFDLPYRLVFAVASEDSVLFYDTEQSFPFGYVSNIHYHTLSDVSWSSDGAFLAISSTDGYCSFVTFEKDELGIPLKEKPQINVRTSGATEKKVKKSQSHKVISPGSRLTEGTPPSRVTDPSTPAPQPRTPTAAGKDFPFTPVGVKNIPVSSSDERKISQSASQSTKVNQPRRITLNTLQAWSKTPRRVNLIPLKPDAPTSAYTDTVPIPPSPEQEHERPLPSDDSLQNPPASKRPRTEEMPLSTSEDQISCNSNK, translated from the exons ATGAAGGTCATCACTTGTGAAATAGCATGGCATAATAAGGAGCCTGTTTACAGCTTAGACTTCCAACATGGAGCTGATGGGAAGATCAATCGACTGGCCTCAGCAGGTGTAGACACAGCTGTTCGT ATATGGAAAGTGGAAAAAGGACCAGATGGAAAAGCAATTGTGGAATTCTTGTCCAACCTCGCCCGCCATACCAAAGCAGTAAATGTTGTGCGCTTCTCTCCAAGTGGTGAGATCCTAGCATCTGGAGGAGATG ATGCTGTTATTTTATTGTGGAAGCTGAATGATAGCAAAGAATTGGAACCGTTAGTTTTTCAGGATGAAGATGAAGCTCAGCTCAACAAGGAGAACTGGACAGTTGTTAAAACTTTAAG AGGCCACTTAGAAGATGTGTATGATATTTGTTGGACCTCAGATGGAAATTACATGGCATCTGCCTCTGTAGATAACACAGCTATAATGTGGGATGTCAATAAAG GACAGAAGGTTTCAATATTAAATGAACACAAGAGTTATGTCCAAGGAATAACCTGGGATCCTCTAAGCCAGTACATTGCAACTCTGAGTTGTGATAG GGTCCTACGGGTATACAACACGCAAACCAAGCGTGTAGCATTCAATGTTACCAAGATGCCATCTGGATCAGGAGCTGAAGGAGAG GCTAGGAGCTATCGGATGTTTCATGATGACAGCATGAAGTCGTTTTTCCGCAGGCTCAGTTTTACTCCTGATGGCTCCTATTTACTCACTCCAG ctggCTGTGTTGAATCAGGAGAAAACGTAACAAACACCACCTATGTTTTTTCCAGAAACAATCTTAAAAG GCCTGTGGGTCACCTGCCATGTCCTGGAAAGGCAACTCTTGCTGTTCGCTGCTGCCCAGTCTACTTTGAGTTGAGACGAGCATCTAATAAAG ATGAAATCAGTCAGAAATCAGCTCCCGCTCTATTTGATCTGCCGTATCGATTGGTGTTTGCTGTTGCTTCAGAAGATTCTGTGCTTTTTTATGATACTGAGCAGTCCTTCCCCTTTGGTTATGTTTCTAACATACATTATCACACCCTGAGTGACGTTTCGTG gTCCAGCGATGGAGCCTTTCTTGCTATTTCTTCCACGGATGGATACTGTTCGTTTGTTACCTTTGAGAAGGATGAACTGGGAATACCACTGAAGGAGAAGCCACAGATAAATGTCAGGACTTCTGGtgcaacagagaagaaagtgaaaaagagcCAGTCGCACAAAGTAATTTCCCCAGGCTCTAGGCTGACAGAGGGGACTCCTCCCAGCAGGGTCACTGACCCCAGCACTCCAGCCCCGCAACCTAGAACACCCACAGCTGCCGGTAAGGACTTTCCTTTCACACCTGTTGGTGTAAAAAATATTCCAGTCTCATCCTCAGACGAGAGGAAAATCAGCCAGTCAGCCAGCCAGAGCACTAAAGTAAACCAGCCCAGGAGGATTACTCTCAACACTTTACAAGCATGGAGCAAGACGCCAAG GAGAGTAAACTTGATTCCACTGAAGCCAGATGCGCCAACCTCTGCATATACAGATACAGTTCCTATACCTCCTTCGCCAGAACAGGAACATG AGAGGCCATTACCATCTGATGACAGTCTTCAAAACCCCCCAGCATCGAAACGTCCTAGAACTGAGGAAATG